In one window of Oryza sativa Japonica Group chromosome 9, ASM3414082v1 DNA:
- the LOC4347515 gene encoding TITAN-like protein encodes MPPKRGAAPAAAFEYCELCRRNHDQGRRHRYFPAHRAALAAALSRFRSKLLDLRRALRHPSSAARSRLWCPFCSADLVDLDSRFACSNAIYHLASQDHLNGVKAFLQKHGGGMDQVDSFRISEDELAKWEKCCESSSTEQETSTEGLIGPSLGPLKDIRNKSTSKHLDNFAETYIPSSSNTASNVVMPLQSPTNGAYYPNSTACQGSSSFGSIPYSAPFETFGVPIIPCGSVALHEQQVMLGTDLFQSAGTKMKGGQLTILGNGPNSSVSCSVHVQQRNSGGNSSQGLKANVHMGAPPPWLEASERDQENESLSGYARPSSRKGKSGKLNPKRVGAAWAERRRAEMEMEKRGELVPETSDSSWLPNFGGVWQSGTRKESRKEFEKNHKPHEEKSNKLSLEMKPYISKRMRVGSNKGEQSDIDVEQ; translated from the exons ATGCCGCCGAAGCGGggcgccgcgcccgcggcggCCTTCGAGTACTGCGAGCTGTGCCGCCGCAACCACGACcagggccgccgccaccgctacttccccgcccaccgcgccgccctcgccgccgcgctctcccgcTTCCGCTCCAAGCTCCTCGACCTGCGCCGCGCGCTCCGCCACCCGTCCTCCGCGGCCCGCTCCCGCCTCTGGTGCCCCTTCTGCTCCGCCGACCTCGTCGACCTCGACAGCCGCTTCGCTTG TAGCAATGCTATTTATCATCTCGCAAGCCAGGATCACCTAAATGGCGTGAAGGCTTTCCTGCAAAAGCATGGTGGTGGGATGGATCAGGTGGATTCGTTTAGGATTTCGGAGGATGAGCTTGCTAAG TGGGAGAAGTGCTGCGAGTCTTCGAGTACAGAACAAGAGACGTCGACCGAAGGGTTGATTGGACCATCTCTGGGGCCACTGAAAGATATCCGAAATAAATCTACCTCTAAACATTTGGATAATTTTGCAGAAACTTACATCCCGTCTTCTAGTAATACTGCATCTAATGTTGTTATGCCTTTACAAAGTCCTACTAATGGGGCATACTACCCCAATAGTACAGCATGCCAGGGATCTTCCTCCTTTGGAAGTATTCCGTATTCTGCTCCATTTGAGACTTTCGGAGTGCCCATCATACCTTGTGGATCGGTTGCATTACATGAACAACAGGTTATGCTGGGTACAGACTTGTTTCAAAGTGCAGGCACAAAAATGAAAG GTGGTCAACTTACTATCCTCGGAAATGGACCAAATTCATCGGTTTCTTGTTCTGTTCAT GTCCAACAGAGAAACTCTGGTGGAAATTCCAGTCAGG GCTTGAAAGCAAATGTGCACATGGGTGCTCCTCCTCCCTGGTTAGAAGCTAGCGAGCGTGATCAGGAGAATGAGTCACTTAGTGGTTATGCTCGTCCATCCTCTCGGAAAGGAAAATCTGGAAAGCTTAACCCAAAGCGTGTAGGAGCTGCATGGGCAGAGAGGAGAAGAGCAGAAATGGAGATGGAAAAACGAGGTGAACTTGTTCCAGAAACATCTGATTCTAGTTGGCTCCCTAACTTTGGTGGTGTCTGGCAATCTGGTACAAGAAAGGAATCAAGGAAAGAGTTTGAGAAAAACCATAAGCCTCACGAAGAGAAGAGCAACAAGTTGTCCCTTGAGATGAAACCATATATAAGCAAACGGATG CGCGTAGGTTCCAATAAAGGTGAACAGTCAGACATTGATGTAGAGCAGTGA
- the LOC4347515 gene encoding TITAN-like protein isoform X1, with protein sequence MPPKRGAAPAAAFEYCELCRRNHDQGRRHRYFPAHRAALAAALSRFRSKLLDLRRALRHPSSAARSRLWCPFCSADLVDLDSRFACSNAIYHLASQDHLNGVKAFLQKHGGGMDQVDSFRISEDELAKWEKCCESSSTEQETSTEGLIGPSLGPLKDIRNKSTSKHLDNFAETYIPSSSNTASNVVMPLQSPTNGAYYPNSTACQGSSSFGSIPYSAPFETFGVPIIPCGSVALHEQQVMLGTDLFQSAGTKMKGGQLTILGNGPNSSVSCSVHVSKQHVHMRIFHKKVQQRNSGGNSSQGLKANVHMGAPPPWLEASERDQENESLSGYARPSSRKGKSGKLNPKRVGAAWAERRRAEMEMEKRGELVPETSDSSWLPNFGGVWQSGTRKESRKEFEKNHKPHEEKSNKLSLEMKPYISKRMRVGSNKGEQSDIDVEQ encoded by the exons ATGCCGCCGAAGCGGggcgccgcgcccgcggcggCCTTCGAGTACTGCGAGCTGTGCCGCCGCAACCACGACcagggccgccgccaccgctacttccccgcccaccgcgccgccctcgccgccgcgctctcccgcTTCCGCTCCAAGCTCCTCGACCTGCGCCGCGCGCTCCGCCACCCGTCCTCCGCGGCCCGCTCCCGCCTCTGGTGCCCCTTCTGCTCCGCCGACCTCGTCGACCTCGACAGCCGCTTCGCTTG TAGCAATGCTATTTATCATCTCGCAAGCCAGGATCACCTAAATGGCGTGAAGGCTTTCCTGCAAAAGCATGGTGGTGGGATGGATCAGGTGGATTCGTTTAGGATTTCGGAGGATGAGCTTGCTAAG TGGGAGAAGTGCTGCGAGTCTTCGAGTACAGAACAAGAGACGTCGACCGAAGGGTTGATTGGACCATCTCTGGGGCCACTGAAAGATATCCGAAATAAATCTACCTCTAAACATTTGGATAATTTTGCAGAAACTTACATCCCGTCTTCTAGTAATACTGCATCTAATGTTGTTATGCCTTTACAAAGTCCTACTAATGGGGCATACTACCCCAATAGTACAGCATGCCAGGGATCTTCCTCCTTTGGAAGTATTCCGTATTCTGCTCCATTTGAGACTTTCGGAGTGCCCATCATACCTTGTGGATCGGTTGCATTACATGAACAACAGGTTATGCTGGGTACAGACTTGTTTCAAAGTGCAGGCACAAAAATGAAAG GTGGTCAACTTACTATCCTCGGAAATGGACCAAATTCATCGGTTTCTTGTTCTGTTCATGTAAGTAAGCAACACGTGCACATGCGTATATTCCATAAAAAG GTCCAACAGAGAAACTCTGGTGGAAATTCCAGTCAGG GCTTGAAAGCAAATGTGCACATGGGTGCTCCTCCTCCCTGGTTAGAAGCTAGCGAGCGTGATCAGGAGAATGAGTCACTTAGTGGTTATGCTCGTCCATCCTCTCGGAAAGGAAAATCTGGAAAGCTTAACCCAAAGCGTGTAGGAGCTGCATGGGCAGAGAGGAGAAGAGCAGAAATGGAGATGGAAAAACGAGGTGAACTTGTTCCAGAAACATCTGATTCTAGTTGGCTCCCTAACTTTGGTGGTGTCTGGCAATCTGGTACAAGAAAGGAATCAAGGAAAGAGTTTGAGAAAAACCATAAGCCTCACGAAGAGAAGAGCAACAAGTTGTCCCTTGAGATGAAACCATATATAAGCAAACGGATG CGCGTAGGTTCCAATAAAGGTGAACAGTCAGACATTGATGTAGAGCAGTGA